From the Lathyrus oleraceus cultivar Zhongwan6 chromosome 4, CAAS_Psat_ZW6_1.0, whole genome shotgun sequence genome, one window contains:
- the LOC127075752 gene encoding uncharacterized protein LOC127075752, translating to MAAIISRRLRLTSSILKPSHFPPPSSPPSNPQSPIFEPLTHNSSSSFFTFQHFFSQSTTTPPKPTSHFNLTPFSSHKVSNFYPKPIFFSTNDPSSSSDSDKASNPNPNPNPSPYPSENPNFKHQEIEGPTVERDLSPLANETRQILETMMKNIYGLSRVVALMGLVQLGVGGWITYVTRSSPITEVSVQSLLAFAFPFSLAFMLRQSLKPMRFFKKMEEQGRLQILTLTLQVAKQLNVLFVRVRGISFVCVVGLSAGLVFAVFSR from the coding sequence ATGGCCGCCATCATTTCACGAAGGTTAAGGTTAACTTCCTCCATCCTAAAACCCTCTCATTTCCCACCTCCATCATCACCTCCATCAAACCCTCAATCTCCAATCTTTGAACCCTTAACCCACAactcatcttcttcttttttcaCCTTTCAACACTTCTTCTCCCAATCCACAACAACCCCTCCAAAACCCACTTCCCATTTCAATCTCACTCCCTTCTCATCACACAAAGTTTCAAACTTTTACCCTAAACCCATCTTTTTCTCAACCAACGAcccatcatcatcatcagattCTGATAAAGCctcaaacccaaacccaaacccaaacccaagCCCATACCCAAGCGAAAATCCAAACTTCAAACACCAAGAAATCGAAGGACCAACAGTAGAACGCGACCTCTCCCCCCTCGCCAACGAGACACGACAGATTCTAGAAACAATGATGAAGAACATCTACGGATTAAGCAGGGTTGTCGCATTAATGGGCCTCGTTCAGCTCGGTGTTGGAGGTTGGATCACATACGTGACTAGATCTTCGCCTATCACCGAAGTTTCTGTGCAAAGCTTATTGGCTTTTGCGTTTCCGTTTTCTCTGGCGTTTATGCTGCGTCAATCGTTGAAACCAATGCGGTTCTTTAAGAAGATGGAGGAACAAGGTAGGTTGCAGATTCTGACACTTACGTTGCAAGTTGCTAAGCAATTGAATGTTTTGTTTGTTAGGGTTAGAGGGATTTCTTTTGTTTGTGTTGTTGGTTTGTCTGCAGGTTTGGTTTTTGCTGTGTTTTCTAGATGA